In one Spirosoma rigui genomic region, the following are encoded:
- a CDS encoding DUF2254 domain-containing protein, whose protein sequence is MNSHFGQYWQQLRESLWFLPGVLVLLSFGLAYGLVEFDVHTAWQGKKQFPLLFGTGADGARGMLTAIAGSMLTVAALTFSLTLSTITQVSSQYSPRVLRNFMRDHVNQFVMGYFVSVFAYCLIVLGTIRSRDEGDFVPATAVAVGLLLALGGVAALIFFIHHIAESLQTGTIVRRIFHETGSAIDTLFPDEFGEPVDDPQQVQAALRYADEQTGWWPVKSNQVGYLQRINTDGLLAWATRNRVVLRIEKEMGAFLGDGTVLFSVRSDMERPDPSEADWSNDLLDFVSIGRHRNVEQDVGFGIQQLVDITLKALSPGINDTTTAVMAVDYIGAIGERLARREFPARLRSDGTHLRVMLRAADFDVYMRLSFDLPRINSTGNYALFRRLLEAVSLVAGAVCSPDRKLILREQAYLILESANQTLVSEYEKQNVQALYMQLKKSWD, encoded by the coding sequence ATGAACAGCCATTTTGGTCAGTATTGGCAACAGCTTCGGGAGTCGCTCTGGTTTTTGCCGGGTGTACTGGTATTGCTCTCTTTCGGGCTTGCGTATGGGCTGGTTGAATTCGATGTGCACACCGCCTGGCAGGGCAAGAAACAGTTTCCGCTGCTGTTTGGTACCGGTGCCGATGGGGCGCGGGGTATGCTCACGGCCATTGCCGGTTCCATGCTGACGGTTGCCGCGCTGACGTTCTCGCTCACGCTTTCGACCATTACGCAGGTTAGCAGCCAGTACTCACCCCGGGTGCTGCGAAACTTCATGCGCGACCATGTCAACCAGTTTGTCATGGGTTACTTCGTCAGTGTCTTTGCCTATTGCCTGATCGTGCTGGGTACTATCCGTAGTCGCGACGAGGGTGATTTTGTGCCAGCCACGGCGGTAGCGGTTGGCCTTCTGCTGGCCCTGGGTGGTGTAGCTGCGCTGATCTTTTTCATCCACCACATCGCCGAGTCTCTCCAGACGGGTACCATTGTCCGGCGCATCTTTCACGAAACCGGCAGCGCTATCGATACGCTGTTTCCCGACGAATTTGGTGAACCTGTCGATGATCCGCAACAGGTTCAGGCAGCCCTCCGTTATGCCGATGAACAAACGGGTTGGTGGCCTGTCAAAAGCAATCAGGTGGGATACCTGCAGCGTATTAATACCGATGGCTTGCTGGCCTGGGCCACGCGTAACCGGGTAGTGCTGCGCATCGAGAAAGAGATGGGTGCGTTCCTGGGCGATGGTACGGTGCTATTCAGCGTTCGTAGCGACATGGAACGCCCCGACCCGTCGGAAGCCGACTGGTCGAATGACCTGCTCGACTTTGTCAGTATCGGCCGCCACCGCAATGTGGAACAGGATGTTGGTTTTGGTATTCAGCAGTTGGTGGATATTACCCTGAAGGCACTGTCGCCCGGTATCAACGACACAACAACGGCCGTCATGGCCGTTGACTACATTGGCGCCATTGGCGAACGGCTGGCCCGGCGGGAGTTTCCGGCCCGACTGCGCTCCGACGGTACGCACCTGCGCGTTATGCTGCGTGCGGCCGACTTCGACGTATACATGCGCCTGTCCTTCGACCTGCCCCGCATCAACTCGACCGGTAATTACGCCCTGTTTCGGCGATTGCTGGAAGCCGTTTCGCTGGTAGCCGGGGCGGTTTGCTCCCCCGACCGCAAGCTTATCCTCCGCGAGCAGGCCTACCTCATTCTCGAATCCGCCAACCAGACGCTGGTTAGCGAGTATGAAAAGCAAAACGTCCAGGCGTTGTATATGCAGTTGAAGAAGTCGTGGGATTAA
- a CDS encoding fasciclin domain-containing protein, whose translation MKRLSLFLYGFAMAALLHTAAMAQTSTVDPNLKASGIKTGKNLAQSASLSTEHTTLLQLLEASGLTKQAAGSGPFTVFAPTNAAFSVMSESELRELLLPSSKNRLIQLLAYHVVKGRLTSDQLKDGQNLTNLTGQILVVHKQENMITIEDGRGVVADVIQANIRATNGVVYSINKVLQRVVR comes from the coding sequence TCCACACAGCCGCTATGGCCCAGACCAGTACGGTTGATCCAAACCTGAAAGCCAGTGGTATAAAAACGGGTAAGAATCTGGCCCAAAGCGCATCGTTATCGACCGAACACACAACCCTGTTGCAGCTGCTCGAAGCGTCCGGACTGACCAAACAGGCAGCCGGTAGTGGCCCCTTCACGGTATTTGCCCCTACCAACGCGGCTTTTTCGGTGATGTCCGAGTCGGAACTTCGGGAGCTACTGCTGCCTTCGAGCAAAAATCGCCTGATTCAACTGCTGGCTTATCACGTAGTAAAGGGCCGTTTAACATCCGATCAGCTCAAAGACGGCCAGAACCTCACGAACCTGACGGGCCAGATCCTGGTCGTGCATAAACAGGAAAACATGATTACCATTGAAGATGGCCGGGGCGTTGTTGCCGACGTGATTCAGGCGAATATCCGCGCAACGAACGGGGTCGTTTATTCCATTAATAAGGTTTTACAGCGCGTCGTCAGATAA